A genomic region of Candidatus Eremiobacteraceae bacterium contains the following coding sequences:
- a CDS encoding YtxH domain-containing protein yields MSDNDRGDSGLGFLSGLVLGGFVGAILAIVLTPQSGEETRDYLRGKAHEAKGKALDLAYDLKDRASSVADDLRGQADDLVKKGRDLADVTRSQVSDAIESGRQAARNKIDELKND; encoded by the coding sequence ATGTCTGACAACGATCGCGGCGATTCCGGACTCGGATTTCTCTCAGGCTTAGTGCTCGGCGGGTTCGTCGGCGCAATATTGGCAATCGTGCTCACGCCCCAATCCGGCGAGGAGACTCGTGACTATCTGCGCGGCAAAGCTCACGAAGCAAAGGGCAAAGCGCTCGATCTCGCCTACGATCTCAAGGATCGCGCGTCTTCGGTCGCCGACGACCTTCGCGGCCAAGCGGACGATCTGGTGAAGAAGGGTCGTGACCTCGCGGACGTCACGCGCAGTCAAGTAAGCGACGCCATCGAGTCCGGCCGCCAGGCGGCCCGCAACAAAATCGACGAACTCAAGAACGACTAA
- a CDS encoding DUF948 domain-containing protein, whose amino-acid sequence MPTQDFMWLAIGVSCLVVAAGLSLTLFKLAKVLDRTVVTLEKVDAQLDGLGEPVNRTLASMSGVAANAERLSGRVERVAELIESTAGAIAKTADAAQAAVSPTVASVAGIVAGVTQGAKTFFGAHKRGNGRA is encoded by the coding sequence ATGCCGACGCAAGATTTCATGTGGTTGGCCATCGGAGTGTCCTGCCTCGTAGTGGCGGCCGGACTCTCGTTGACGCTGTTCAAGCTTGCCAAGGTGCTCGACCGCACCGTGGTCACGCTTGAAAAAGTGGACGCCCAGCTCGACGGTCTCGGCGAACCGGTCAACCGGACGCTGGCCAGTATGAGCGGTGTCGCAGCCAATGCAGAGCGTCTGAGCGGCAGAGTGGAGCGAGTCGCCGAACTCATCGAATCCACGGCCGGCGCGATCGCGAAAACTGCGGACGCGGCACAGGCGGCGGTTTCACCCACGGTCGCGAGCGTCGCCGGCATCGTCGCCGGCGTCACGCAGGGCGCGAAAACTTTTTTCGGCGCGCACAAACGCGGCAACGGCCGCGCTTGA
- a CDS encoding cysteine desulfurase family protein, with product MNRIYLDNAATTAPRREAVDAMLPFLTESYANPSSPHRSGQRAKTALERARKQTAAALNAQSSEIIFTGGGSEADSLAIFGIMDAYASRGKHFVTSAIEHHAVLHAAYTLKSRGADVTIVPVDKDGLVRADDVRSALRDNTVLVSIMHANNEIGAIQPIAELAVIAHERGALFHTDAVQTVGHIPVDVKTLGVDALSLSAHKFEGPKGVGALYLKTGVRIAPLVVGGGQEGGRRAGTENVPGIVALATALDLAVKELDESQRAATRLRDKLIDGVLNAVPGSALNGSRTRRMPNNASLRFSKIEAETLVVGLDVEGIEASTGSACTSGSLEPSHVLTAIGLDPAVARGTIRFSLGRSNTSDDVARLLGVLPGIIERLRQLAGTLAAGA from the coding sequence ATGAATCGCATATATCTCGATAACGCCGCTACCACCGCGCCACGTCGAGAAGCCGTGGATGCGATGCTGCCATTTCTCACCGAATCGTATGCCAATCCGTCGAGCCCGCACCGCAGCGGCCAGCGCGCAAAAACGGCTCTCGAGCGCGCGCGCAAGCAGACGGCCGCCGCGCTGAACGCGCAATCGTCGGAGATCATCTTCACCGGCGGAGGTTCGGAAGCCGACAGCTTGGCGATATTCGGCATCATGGATGCGTACGCATCGCGCGGCAAACATTTCGTCACGAGCGCGATCGAGCATCACGCGGTGCTCCACGCGGCGTACACGCTCAAGTCGAGAGGCGCCGACGTCACGATCGTGCCCGTAGACAAAGACGGCCTCGTCCGCGCCGACGACGTGCGCAGCGCGCTCAGAGATAACACAGTGCTCGTGAGCATCATGCACGCCAACAACGAGATCGGCGCGATCCAACCGATCGCCGAGCTGGCGGTGATCGCTCACGAACGCGGCGCGCTCTTCCACACCGACGCGGTGCAAACCGTCGGGCACATCCCGGTCGACGTGAAGACGCTCGGCGTCGACGCGCTTTCCCTCTCGGCGCACAAATTCGAGGGACCCAAAGGCGTGGGCGCGCTGTATCTCAAGACGGGTGTCCGCATCGCGCCGCTCGTCGTGGGCGGCGGACAGGAAGGCGGCCGCCGTGCCGGCACGGAGAACGTGCCGGGAATCGTCGCACTCGCCACCGCGCTCGATCTTGCTGTGAAAGAACTGGACGAATCGCAGCGCGCCGCGACGCGATTGCGCGACAAGCTTATCGACGGTGTTTTGAACGCCGTGCCCGGATCCGCACTGAACGGATCCCGCACCCGGCGCATGCCGAACAACGCGAGTCTTCGCTTTTCGAAGATCGAGGCGGAGACGTTGGTCGTCGGTCTCGACGTCGAAGGCATCGAGGCGTCGACCGGCAGCGCCTGCACCAGCGGATCGCTCGAGCCTTCGCACGTTCTCACCGCGATCGGGCTCGATCCGGCGGTCGCTCGCGGAACGATCCGGTTTTCGCTGGGACGCTCGAACACGAGCGACGATGTCGCACGTTTGCTGGGCGTGCTGCCGGGTATCATAGAACGGCTGCGTCAGCTCGCCGGCACGCTTGCCGCTGGCGCGTAG
- a CDS encoding replication-associated recombination protein A translates to MDDGPNLFGETGPGALAQEQALPAGAPLAARMRPRALDEFVGQQHVLGAGSGLRAAFERGRAPSMILWGPPGTGKTTLARLAATAGDARFVQLSAVSAGVADLRRAVAEAKLARAASGKRTILFIDEIHRFNKGQQDAVLPYVERGDITLIGATTENPSFEVNSALLSRSRVVVLRPLEDADILLLIDRALADSDRGLAGQVRLDPTARAQLAAAAGGDARIALNALELAAEIAQTRGGAGSIVETRDIEEALQRRALRYDKAGDEHYDVISAFIKSVRDSDPDAAVYYLARMLQAGEDPLFVARRLVVLSSEDVGLADPHALPLAIAAFQATHVIGMPEALYPLTEATIYLAKAHKSNSGLRAYFAAVDAVEQTGALPVPLHLRNAVTGLMKNLGYGAGYKYAHDFEGAKVEQQHLPDALADRTFYVPDDDDAI, encoded by the coding sequence ATGGACGACGGGCCTAACCTTTTCGGCGAAACCGGGCCCGGCGCTTTGGCGCAGGAGCAAGCGTTGCCGGCCGGTGCGCCGCTCGCGGCCCGGATGCGGCCGCGCGCACTGGACGAATTCGTCGGACAGCAGCACGTTTTGGGCGCCGGCTCCGGTTTGCGAGCCGCGTTCGAACGCGGCCGAGCGCCATCCATGATCCTTTGGGGACCGCCCGGCACCGGCAAGACCACGCTCGCGAGACTTGCCGCCACGGCGGGCGATGCGCGATTCGTGCAGCTCTCCGCCGTGAGCGCGGGCGTTGCCGACCTGCGCCGCGCGGTGGCCGAAGCGAAGCTCGCGCGCGCCGCTTCCGGCAAACGCACCATCTTGTTCATCGACGAAATCCACCGCTTCAACAAAGGTCAGCAAGACGCGGTGCTGCCGTATGTGGAACGCGGCGACATCACGCTCATCGGCGCGACGACCGAGAATCCGTCATTTGAAGTGAACAGCGCGCTCCTCTCGCGCAGCCGGGTCGTCGTGCTGCGGCCACTCGAAGATGCCGACATCCTGTTGCTGATCGACCGGGCGCTTGCGGATTCCGATCGCGGTCTTGCCGGTCAAGTGCGCCTCGATCCGACAGCGCGCGCCCAGTTGGCGGCCGCGGCTGGCGGGGATGCGCGAATCGCGCTCAATGCGCTCGAGCTCGCGGCGGAGATCGCGCAGACGCGCGGCGGAGCCGGCTCGATCGTCGAGACCCGCGACATCGAAGAAGCTCTCCAGAGACGCGCACTGCGTTATGACAAAGCGGGCGACGAGCACTACGACGTCATCTCGGCGTTCATCAAGTCCGTGCGCGACAGCGATCCGGACGCGGCGGTGTACTATCTCGCGCGCATGCTTCAGGCCGGCGAAGATCCGCTATTCGTCGCGCGGCGGCTTGTCGTTCTCTCGTCCGAAGACGTCGGACTTGCCGATCCGCATGCATTGCCGCTGGCGATCGCCGCATTCCAGGCCACCCATGTGATCGGCATGCCGGAAGCGTTGTATCCGCTCACCGAAGCCACGATCTATCTCGCAAAGGCACACAAGAGCAATTCGGGACTTCGCGCTTACTTCGCCGCCGTGGATGCGGTAGAGCAAACCGGAGCCCTTCCGGTGCCGCTGCATTTGCGCAACGCCGTGACCGGGCTGATGAAGAATCTCGGATATGGCGCGGGATACAAGTACGCGCACGACTTCGAGGGCGCGAAAGTCGAGCAGCAGCATCTTCCCGATGCACTCGCCGACCGGACATTCTACGTGCCGGACGACGACGACGCGATCTGA
- a CDS encoding ATPase, T2SS/T4P/T4SS family gives MLEFIDKKFTDILMEKGVLTAEQLKTATADALRRKEPLEKILVELRVAPKEEIMWARAEELGKIFVDLSNRKIDSDIANIVPENIARRHHLICIGRVDKKVTLAMADPTDIFALDDVRLKTGLTPEPVLSYIDDIERALDGIYTSNDSQWQSLISDAEDGVDIIQDREEMPDDIVVDAPIVRLADMIVTQAIQQKASDIHIEPFEREIVVRYRIDGVLRVVMNPPKAIQPALISRFKIMANLNIAEKRVPQDGRIQVTLKRDRYDLRVSVLPVIYGESIVMRILDRKSVNVDLDKLGFHPQLLEVWQKLIVLPNGVLLVTGPTGSGKSTTLYATLNSINDTETKIVTVEDPVEYNIAGINQVQVNPKVGLTFAIGLRSFLRQDPDVMMVGEIRDQETALIAVQSALTGHLVLSTLHTNDSVASITRLIDMGIEPFLLASSIQGVMAQRLVRTVCPNCKRGVKTIKALAVKFEEYGIPAESLRLVKGEGCENCNGTGYKGRAGVHELFVMTEEMRRIVLERGLPSDMKKLALEQGLRTLYHDGLMKVAQGITTIEEVLRVAVD, from the coding sequence GTGCTGGAATTCATCGATAAAAAATTTACCGACATCTTGATGGAAAAAGGCGTATTGACGGCCGAGCAGCTCAAGACTGCGACCGCCGACGCATTGCGCCGCAAGGAGCCCCTCGAGAAGATCCTCGTCGAGTTGCGCGTCGCGCCTAAAGAAGAGATCATGTGGGCGCGCGCCGAGGAGCTCGGAAAGATCTTTGTCGACCTCAGCAATCGCAAGATCGACAGCGACATCGCGAACATCGTGCCCGAGAATATCGCGCGGCGGCACCATCTCATCTGCATCGGCCGCGTCGACAAAAAAGTCACTCTGGCCATGGCCGATCCCACCGACATCTTCGCGCTCGATGACGTTCGCCTGAAGACCGGCCTTACGCCGGAGCCCGTGCTTTCGTACATCGACGACATCGAGCGCGCGCTCGATGGCATCTACACATCCAACGACAGCCAGTGGCAATCGCTCATCAGCGACGCCGAAGACGGCGTCGACATCATCCAAGACCGAGAAGAGATGCCCGACGACATCGTCGTCGACGCCCCTATCGTGCGCTTGGCCGACATGATCGTCACGCAAGCTATCCAGCAAAAAGCATCCGACATCCACATCGAGCCGTTCGAGCGCGAGATCGTCGTGCGCTACCGCATCGACGGCGTGCTGCGCGTGGTCATGAACCCGCCCAAGGCGATCCAGCCGGCCCTGATCTCCCGGTTCAAGATCATGGCGAACTTGAACATCGCAGAGAAACGCGTGCCGCAAGACGGACGCATCCAAGTGACTCTGAAGCGCGATCGCTACGATTTGCGTGTCTCGGTGCTCCCGGTCATCTACGGCGAATCCATCGTCATGCGTATCTTGGACCGCAAGAGCGTCAACGTGGACCTCGACAAGCTCGGGTTCCATCCGCAACTGCTCGAAGTCTGGCAAAAGCTCATCGTGTTGCCGAACGGCGTGCTGCTCGTGACCGGCCCGACCGGCTCGGGTAAATCGACGACGCTCTACGCCACGCTGAACTCAATCAACGACACCGAGACGAAGATCGTCACGGTGGAAGACCCCGTCGAATACAATATCGCCGGCATCAATCAGGTGCAGGTCAACCCGAAGGTGGGTCTGACGTTTGCCATCGGCCTGCGTTCGTTCTTGCGCCAGGACCCCGACGTCATGATGGTCGGTGAAATCCGGGACCAAGAAACAGCTTTGATCGCTGTGCAGTCCGCGCTCACGGGTCACCTCGTGCTGTCGACGCTGCACACCAACGACTCCGTCGCTTCCATCACGCGGCTCATCGATATGGGCATCGAGCCGTTCCTTCTCGCGTCGTCGATCCAGGGCGTCATGGCCCAGCGACTCGTGCGAACCGTCTGCCCGAACTGCAAGCGCGGCGTCAAGACCATCAAGGCGCTCGCCGTGAAGTTCGAAGAGTACGGCATTCCGGCGGAATCGCTGCGGCTGGTCAAGGGCGAAGGTTGCGAGAATTGCAACGGCACCGGCTACAAAGGCCGCGCCGGCGTCCACGAACTTTTCGTGATGACCGAAGAGATGCGCCGCATCGTGCTCGAACGCGGGTTACCGTCCGACATGAAGAAACTCGCATTGGAGCAGGGATTGCGGACGCTGTATCACGATGGCCTTATGAAAGTCGCGCAAGGCATCACCACGATCGAAGAAGTGCTGCGCGTCGCCGTCGACTAG
- a CDS encoding L-threonylcarbamoyladenylate synthase, producing the protein MMHSSGVRNFAGIPNASLLSEAAACVRAGGTLIFPTDTVYGIGCAPDNPRAVAAVFAAKLRPEDKPLSLHVARADDASAHVADVSPAARMLMEKFWPGPLTIIVQRPPDAIEAAVLGGATIGLRCPDDDACRAILAAVGPLVATSANISGESAYDGSDDDVARLPDATLALLKGPTSLRRESTVIDCTGAMPVILRAGALDADAIRAALAGIAELET; encoded by the coding sequence ATGATGCATTCATCTGGCGTTCGGAATTTCGCCGGCATTCCCAACGCTTCGCTTTTGTCGGAAGCGGCGGCTTGCGTGCGAGCGGGCGGCACGCTGATCTTTCCCACCGATACGGTGTACGGAATCGGCTGCGCGCCGGACAACCCGCGCGCGGTCGCGGCCGTGTTCGCCGCAAAACTAAGACCGGAAGACAAACCGCTTTCGCTTCACGTCGCGCGTGCTGACGATGCGTCGGCACACGTCGCCGATGTCTCGCCTGCGGCGCGCATGCTGATGGAGAAATTTTGGCCCGGCCCGCTCACGATCATCGTGCAGCGCCCACCCGACGCGATCGAGGCCGCAGTTCTTGGGGGAGCGACGATCGGATTGCGGTGTCCGGACGACGACGCGTGCCGTGCCATTCTTGCAGCGGTCGGACCGTTGGTCGCGACATCGGCGAATATATCCGGAGAATCCGCATATGACGGTAGCGACGACGATGTCGCGAGGTTGCCCGATGCGACGCTCGCGTTGCTCAAAGGGCCGACTTCGTTGCGGCGAGAAAGCACAGTCATCGATTGCACCGGCGCAATGCCGGTGATTCTCCGGGCTGGGGCGCTCGACGCCGACGCCATTCGTGCCGCTCTCGCCGGCATCGCCGAATTGGAAACCTGA
- a CDS encoding glycoside hydrolase family 57 protein, with translation MALHAHLPYVRKAGLWPFGEEWLYEAIGGTYLPLLGVFERLERDGVAARAAVGITPVLLEQLADPYLQEGFDTYVARVAVAADEDADRADAAGQSRRAQLAHAYGARFRSLRADFAARGGDLVAAFAGLAQRGRIEVLTSAATHAFLPLLATDSMVRAELRVGIETTRARLGVDPTGIWLPECAYRPGLERFLEEIGLRYFFVDAHAVTGASAVSISSGAVLSRGDIRDRDETRAAAAVGGPADATLRPHFVAGSRVVAFARSVEVSRQVWARNFGYPGDPAYREFHKRADTSGLHYWAVSGPAVDLGEKAEYDPELAAIRVREHAVHFAGLVEELSASAGGGTCIVAPYDAELFGHWWFEGPEWIEAVLRRLAARGVVEAATPSESLALDPPRDAVELPPTSWGEGGDFRVWSNGLTDWIWPQIHAAEQSMRDAARAHPVADPLMKLYLNQAGRELLLLASSDWPFLMTTGQARDYAATRFQEHVERFKDCIAAGTSKDRFNDDARRRLAMYVEADNVFAALDYRIFG, from the coding sequence TTGGCGCTGCACGCGCATCTCCCGTATGTCCGCAAAGCCGGGCTCTGGCCCTTCGGCGAGGAGTGGTTATACGAGGCCATTGGCGGCACGTATCTTCCGTTGCTCGGTGTTTTTGAACGGTTAGAACGCGATGGCGTCGCGGCAAGAGCCGCGGTCGGCATCACGCCGGTCCTGCTCGAACAACTGGCCGACCCGTATCTTCAAGAAGGTTTCGATACGTACGTCGCGCGCGTTGCAGTGGCAGCCGACGAAGATGCGGATCGCGCGGACGCGGCCGGGCAGAGCCGGCGCGCGCAGCTCGCACACGCGTACGGCGCGCGCTTCCGCTCACTGCGAGCCGATTTCGCCGCTCGCGGCGGTGATCTCGTGGCGGCATTCGCGGGTTTGGCGCAACGCGGACGGATCGAAGTGCTCACCTCGGCGGCGACGCACGCATTTCTCCCGCTGCTCGCCACAGACTCGATGGTGCGCGCCGAGTTGCGCGTCGGAATCGAGACCACTCGCGCGCGCCTCGGCGTGGATCCCACCGGCATCTGGTTGCCCGAATGTGCGTACCGCCCTGGCTTGGAGCGCTTCCTCGAAGAGATCGGGCTGCGCTACTTCTTCGTCGACGCGCACGCGGTCACGGGCGCAAGCGCGGTGTCCATCTCAAGCGGAGCAGTTTTGAGCCGTGGCGACATCCGCGACCGCGACGAAACTCGCGCGGCCGCCGCTGTTGGCGGGCCGGCGGATGCGACCCTGCGCCCGCATTTCGTCGCCGGATCGCGCGTCGTCGCATTCGCGCGGTCGGTTGAAGTGAGCCGTCAGGTATGGGCGCGGAATTTCGGCTACCCCGGCGATCCGGCGTATCGCGAATTTCACAAGCGCGCCGACACATCCGGCCTCCACTATTGGGCGGTCAGCGGACCTGCGGTGGATCTCGGAGAGAAAGCGGAGTACGATCCTGAGCTCGCCGCAATTCGCGTGCGCGAACATGCGGTACATTTCGCCGGGCTGGTCGAAGAGCTTTCGGCAAGCGCCGGTGGCGGAACGTGCATCGTCGCGCCGTACGACGCAGAACTCTTCGGGCACTGGTGGTTCGAGGGACCGGAATGGATCGAGGCCGTCCTTCGGCGTCTCGCGGCGCGCGGTGTCGTCGAGGCTGCAACGCCGAGCGAGTCGCTCGCGCTCGATCCGCCGCGCGACGCGGTCGAGCTTCCGCCGACATCGTGGGGCGAGGGCGGCGATTTCCGCGTGTGGTCGAATGGACTGACCGATTGGATATGGCCTCAGATCCACGCCGCGGAGCAGTCGATGCGCGATGCGGCGCGGGCGCATCCGGTAGCCGATCCGCTGATGAAATTGTACCTCAATCAAGCCGGCCGCGAGCTCTTGCTCCTCGCCTCAAGCGACTGGCCGTTTCTCATGACCACAGGTCAAGCGCGCGATTACGCGGCGACGCGCTTCCAAGAACACGTCGAACGGTTCAAAGACTGCATCGCGGCCGGGACTTCAAAGGATAGGTTCAACGACGATGCGCGGCGGCGTCTCGCGATGTACGTCGAGGCGGATAATGTTTTCGCGGCGTTGGACTACAGGATCTTCGGCTGA
- a CDS encoding rod shape-determining protein: MEIGIDLGTANVLVYVRGKGIVLREPSVVARDVRTGKTLAVGEEARRMLGKTPSNIQAIRPLRDGVIADFEVTEAMLNYFIKKVTRNGGFFSWLRPKPAVTICVPAEITSVEERAVRDAAKLAGAKSVDIVEEPMAAAIGAGLPIDGPSGNMVVDIGGGTSDVAVISLGGIVVSQSIRVAGNKIDEAIARHIRRVYNLMIGERTAEDIKVTVGSAYKLDPELRMDIRGRDLINGLPKTVNISSEEMREAMAEPIGAIIDAVKSVLEKTPPELAADIIDRGIYLTGGGALLRGLDALLTEVTGIPVIVADDPMSCVAIGTGQRVRV; the protein is encoded by the coding sequence TTGGAAATCGGGATCGACCTCGGCACTGCAAACGTTCTTGTCTACGTGCGAGGTAAGGGCATCGTCTTGCGAGAGCCGTCCGTCGTGGCGCGCGACGTGCGCACCGGCAAGACGCTTGCGGTCGGCGAAGAGGCGCGCCGGATGCTCGGAAAGACGCCGAGCAACATCCAGGCCATACGTCCGCTGCGCGACGGCGTCATCGCCGACTTCGAAGTCACCGAGGCGATGCTGAACTACTTCATCAAAAAAGTCACCCGCAACGGCGGGTTTTTCTCATGGCTGCGCCCCAAGCCGGCGGTCACCATCTGCGTGCCCGCCGAGATCACGTCGGTCGAAGAGCGCGCGGTGCGCGACGCCGCCAAGCTGGCCGGCGCGAAAAGCGTGGATATCGTCGAAGAACCGATGGCTGCCGCGATCGGCGCCGGCTTGCCCATCGACGGACCGAGCGGCAACATGGTGGTGGACATCGGCGGCGGCACGTCCGACGTCGCGGTGATCTCGCTTGGCGGCATCGTCGTCAGTCAATCCATCCGGGTCGCCGGAAACAAGATCGACGAGGCGATCGCCCGTCACATCCGGCGCGTGTACAACCTGATGATCGGCGAGCGCACCGCAGAAGACATCAAAGTCACCGTTGGCTCAGCATACAAACTCGATCCCGAACTTCGGATGGATATTCGCGGCCGCGATCTCATCAACGGGCTCCCGAAGACGGTGAATATTTCGTCGGAAGAGATGCGCGAAGCCATGGCCGAGCCGATCGGCGCCATCATCGACGCCGTGAAAAGCGTGCTCGAGAAAACGCCGCCCGAGCTCGCGGCCGACATCATCGATCGCGGCATCTACCTGACGGGTGGCGGCGCACTGCTCCGGGGGTTGGATGCGTTGCTCACAGAAGTCACGGGCATCCCGGTGATCGTGGCGGACGATCCGATGTCGTGCGTCGCCATCGGAACCGGGCAGCGCGTCCGCGTCTAG
- the murA gene encoding UDP-N-acetylglucosamine 1-carboxyvinyltransferase has translation MDHLDGLRTRLVIDGGRRLEGSVEAPGAKNAALPIMAAAILAEGEVVLHSVPRITDVDVMASILESLGARVREQPGGTLVIDTAPVNASAAPYALVSKLNASFDVTGPLLARFGRAQVPQPGGCVLGPRAVDLHLKGFELLGASVTLEHGSIIAAADALIGADITLARASVGATKNIMLAATRAKGTTTIRNAASEPEVCDLAEFVNAMGGRVRGHGSSVITVEGVRRLRGCEYTIIPDRLTAGTYLLAGAITGGDVSVTGVDPAFLTALSDALTATGAAVSSDGMSIRVKGAARWGPVDIVTAPFPGFPTDLQPQFVAYLSLAQGTSTIEETIFDARFVYVSELARMGADIKVSGRSAIVTGVERLKDAVVEAPDIRAGGALVIAALAAEGTSQIGGLEFIDRGYEFFEEKLASLGASIARASAVEPVTPRANLGETIRMPRIVTPFRAS, from the coding sequence ATGGACCACCTTGACGGTCTGCGCACTCGGCTCGTCATCGACGGCGGACGCCGCCTCGAAGGCTCCGTCGAAGCGCCGGGCGCCAAGAACGCGGCGCTCCCGATCATGGCGGCGGCGATCCTCGCCGAAGGCGAGGTCGTGCTGCACTCGGTCCCGCGCATCACCGACGTCGATGTGATGGCGTCGATCCTCGAGAGTCTGGGCGCGCGCGTGCGCGAGCAGCCCGGCGGCACGCTCGTCATCGACACGGCGCCCGTGAACGCAAGCGCCGCACCGTACGCGCTGGTCAGCAAGCTCAACGCGTCCTTCGACGTGACCGGTCCTCTCCTCGCGCGCTTTGGCCGGGCGCAAGTGCCGCAGCCGGGCGGCTGCGTCCTCGGGCCGCGTGCGGTCGATCTGCATCTCAAGGGATTCGAGCTCCTCGGCGCGTCGGTGACGCTCGAGCACGGCTCGATCATCGCTGCGGCCGACGCGCTCATCGGCGCCGATATCACGCTTGCCCGCGCGAGCGTCGGCGCGACCAAGAACATCATGCTTGCGGCCACGCGCGCAAAAGGCACGACCACGATCCGCAACGCCGCCAGCGAGCCCGAGGTCTGCGATCTGGCGGAGTTCGTCAATGCGATGGGCGGCCGCGTCCGCGGGCACGGCAGTTCGGTGATCACGGTCGAAGGCGTGCGCCGCCTCCGCGGCTGCGAATACACCATAATCCCAGACCGGTTGACGGCCGGCACCTACCTGCTGGCCGGCGCGATCACGGGCGGCGACGTCAGCGTGACGGGCGTCGACCCGGCGTTCCTCACGGCGCTTTCCGACGCGCTGACGGCCACCGGCGCCGCGGTCTCGAGCGACGGGATGAGCATCCGCGTGAAAGGCGCCGCGCGCTGGGGTCCGGTGGACATCGTCACGGCACCATTTCCGGGCTTCCCCACCGACTTGCAGCCGCAATTCGTGGCGTATTTGAGTCTCGCGCAAGGCACGTCCACGATCGAGGAGACGATCTTCGACGCGCGCTTCGTCTACGTCAGCGAGCTCGCCCGCATGGGTGCGGATATCAAGGTCTCCGGCCGCAGTGCAATCGTCACCGGCGTCGAACGGCTCAAGGACGCGGTGGTCGAAGCGCCGGATATCCGTGCAGGCGGCGCGCTTGTCATCGCGGCTTTGGCGGCGGAGGGCACATCGCAGATCGGCGGCCTCGAATTCATCGATCGGGGCTACGAGTTCTTCGAGGAGAAATTAGCGTCGTTGGGAGCGTCGATCGCGCGCGCCAGTGCGGTCGAACCGGTGACGCCGCGAGCGAACCTAGGCGAGACCATCAGGATGCCGCGAATCGTCACGCCGTTCCGGGCGTCGTAG
- the atpC gene encoding ATP synthase F1 subunit epsilon: MATTLHLDIITPGAVKFEGMAEIVVAPGGAGDLAALPSHAPMLTTLRIGVLRATVLDESGTRRLELAVNGGFMQITPSKVIVLTDVALAADEIHVDAVLLEQKRAEEALAQKRGSDDRAERNAVAWAAAQLEITHKQLS; the protein is encoded by the coding sequence ATGGCCACGACACTCCATCTCGACATCATCACGCCAGGCGCCGTCAAGTTCGAAGGCATGGCGGAGATCGTCGTCGCTCCGGGCGGCGCCGGCGATCTGGCTGCGCTGCCCAGCCACGCACCAATGCTCACCACCCTTCGGATCGGCGTGCTTCGCGCAACCGTCCTGGACGAGAGCGGCACGAGGCGGCTGGAGTTGGCGGTGAACGGCGGCTTCATGCAGATCACGCCTTCAAAAGTCATCGTCCTCACCGACGTGGCGCTTGCCGCAGACGAGATCCATGTCGATGCGGTGCTGCTCGAACAGAAGCGGGCGGAAGAGGCGCTTGCGCAGAAGCGTGGCTCAGACGACCGCGCCGAACGCAACGCCGTCGCTTGGGCTGCCGCCCAATTGGAAATAACGCACAAACAGCTCTCGTAG